A single Streptomyces sannanensis DNA region contains:
- the galT gene encoding galactose-1-phosphate uridylyltransferase, which yields MKKTTTKLADGRELIYYDSDESAERGAPDLRGLESVESRPEIRRDAATGDWITVASHRQGRVHLPPADECPLCPSRDARLSEIPAGDYEVTVFENRFPSLSCEAGRCEVVCFTPDHGASFSDLTPARVRLVLDAWADRTERLSSLPGVEQVYCFENRGAEIGVTLAHPHGQIYAFPFATPRTAKMIAAADAHRAATGRNLFEDLLASERADAHRVVLAGEYWTAFVPYAARWPYEVHLYPHRRVPDLTRLTEAERAEFPGIYLELLRRFDRLFVEPGQSAQAFPTPYISAWHQAPRTGGAELALHLELFTIRRTAGKLKFLAGVESGMDAFVNDVMPEVAARRLRGVAS from the coding sequence GTGAAGAAGACCACAACCAAGCTCGCGGACGGCCGTGAGCTGATCTACTACGACAGCGATGAGAGCGCCGAGCGGGGTGCGCCCGACCTGCGCGGGCTGGAGAGCGTCGAAAGCCGCCCGGAGATCCGGAGGGACGCGGCGACCGGCGACTGGATAACCGTCGCATCCCACCGGCAGGGCCGTGTCCACCTTCCGCCGGCCGATGAGTGCCCGCTGTGTCCCTCCCGGGACGCGCGGCTCAGCGAGATCCCGGCCGGCGACTACGAGGTGACGGTGTTCGAGAACCGCTTCCCGTCGTTGTCTTGCGAAGCCGGGCGATGCGAGGTGGTGTGCTTCACGCCCGACCACGGCGCGAGCTTCTCAGATCTCACTCCGGCGAGGGTCCGCCTGGTGCTGGACGCATGGGCGGACCGTACCGAGCGCTTGTCGAGCCTGCCGGGCGTCGAGCAGGTGTACTGCTTCGAGAACCGGGGCGCGGAGATCGGCGTGACGCTCGCTCACCCGCACGGTCAGATCTACGCCTTCCCCTTCGCGACGCCGCGCACCGCCAAGATGATCGCCGCCGCTGACGCCCACCGTGCCGCCACCGGCCGGAACCTCTTCGAGGATCTGCTCGCCTCCGAGCGCGCCGACGCCCATCGGGTGGTGCTGGCCGGCGAGTACTGGACGGCCTTCGTGCCGTACGCCGCCCGCTGGCCGTACGAGGTGCACCTCTACCCCCACCGCCGCGTCCCCGACCTGACTCGTCTCACCGAAGCGGAGCGTGCCGAGTTCCCGGGCATCTATCTGGAACTGCTGCGCCGGTTCGACCGGCTGTTCGTCGAACCGGGGCAGTCGGCGCAGGCGTTTCCCACTCCGTACATCAGTGCCTGGCACCAGGCTCCCAGGACCGGCGGGGCGGAGCTCGCGCTGCATCTGGAGCTGTTCACCATCCGGCGCACCGCGGGCAAACTCAAGTTCCTCGCCGGGGTCGAATCCGGTATGGACGCGTTCGTCAACGACGTGATGCCCGAGGTGGCCGCACGACGTCTGCGCGGCGTCGCATCCTGA